A window of the Brassica napus cultivar Da-Ae chromosome C5, Da-Ae, whole genome shotgun sequence genome harbors these coding sequences:
- the LOC106390354 gene encoding DCN1-like protein 4 translates to MRRSAASSKKKSDSITSSTTDLFRSASSKATTKEMDRIDHLFNQYANTSSNLIDPEGIEELCSNLEVPHTDIRILMLAWKMKSEKQGYFTQEEWRRGLKALRADTLNKLKKALPELEKEVRRQTNFADFYAYAFRYCLTEEKQKSIDIETICQLLEIVMGSTFRPQVDYFVEYLKIQNDYKVINMDQWMGFYRFCNEISFPEMTEYNPELAWPLVLDNFVEWIREKQA, encoded by the exons ATGCGTCGTTCTGCTGCATCATCGAAGAAGAAATCGGATTCAATCACATCTTCCACCACGGATCTCTTTCGCTCAG CTTCGAGTAAGGCGACGACTAAAGAGATGGATCGAATAGACCATTTGTTTAATCAGTACGCCAACACATCTTCCAATCTCATTGA TCCTGAAGGAATAGAGGAGCTCTGTTCCAATTTGGAAGTGCCTCATACTGATATCAGAATCTTGATGCTTGCTTG GAAAATGAAATCTGAGAAACAAGGCTACTTTACACAG GAGGAGTGGAGAAGAGGCCTTAAGGCTTTAAGAGCTGATACACTTAATAAACTGAAGAAAGCCCTTCCCGAGCTTGAGAAAGAG GTCAGGAGGCAAACAAATTTTGCAGATTTCTATGCTTATGCCTTCCGCTATTGCTTAACAG AGGAAAAGCAGAAGAGCATAGACATTGAGACTATATGTCAACTCCTGGAGATCGTCATGGGATCTACATTCCGACCCCAAGTTGACTACTTTGTCGAGTATTTAAAG ATCCAAAACGACTACAAAGTCATAAACATGGATCAATGGATGGGCTTTTACAGGTTCTGCAATGAG atAAGTTTCCCGGAGATGACGGAATACAATCCAGAGCTTGCATGGCCATTGGTTCTCGACAATTTTGTTGAGTGGATTCGTGAAAAACAAGCCTGA
- the LOC106390172 gene encoding Golgi SNAP receptor complex member 1-1: MDVPSSWDALRKQARKIEAQLDEQMHSYRRLVSTNKALTKSDGAESDLEAGIDLLLRQLQQVNAQMQAWVSSGGSEMVSHTLTRHQEILQDLTQEFYRHRSSLKAKQEHASLLEDFREFDRTRLDLEEGGGSTEQALLKEHVGINRNTAQMDGVISQAQATLGTLVFQRSTFGGINFKLSNVTSRLPTVNTILSAIKRKKSMDTITLSLVAAVCTFLILIYWLTK; encoded by the exons ATGGACGTTCCTAGCTCTTGGGATGCTTTACGCAAACAG GCTAGAAAGATTGAAGCTCAGCTCGACGAGCAGATGCATTCTTATCGCAGACTTGTTTCCACTAATAAGGCTTTGACAAAGTCGGATGGTGCAGAGAGTGATCTTGAAGCTGGGATTGACTTACTGCTAAGGCAACTTCAGCAAGTTAATGCGCAGATGCAAGCTTGGGTTTCTTCTGGTGGTTCCGAAATGGTTTCACATACTTTAACTCGACATCAAGAGATCCTTCAAGATCTCACACAG GAGTTTTATCGACACCGCTCAAGTCTTAAAGCAAAACAAGAGCATGCTTCACTTCTTGAGGACTTTAGAGAATTCGATCGGACTAGATTAGACTTAGAAGAAGGGGGTGGCTCTACAGAACAAGCCCTGCTCAAAGAGCATGTTGGAATCAACCGCAATACAGCGCAG ATGGATGGTGTTATTTCACAAGCTCAGGCAACGCTGGGTACACTCGTGTTTCAGCGTTCAACTTTTGGAGGCATCAACTTTAAGCTTAGCAATGTCACCAGCCGTCTGCCCACG GTGAACACTATTCTGTCAGCGATAAAGAGGAAAAAGTCGATGGATACAATCACTCTTTCACTCGTTGCGGCTGTATGCACTTTTCTCATACTCATCTACTGGCTAACCAAGTAG
- the LOC106390171 gene encoding uncharacterized protein At2g39795, mitochondrial has protein sequence MSRLLRHLRRTVISARLLSPSFSYRNPRICLQPIQNSSFLIVPKFLSSGSYVSEMRKSAFEGNILRLIRSEIQSELDHSPPLQPEDRFGPFTVDERPGEQWVSLRRKYGDTEDIKIEATMFDGSVPSSKSTSSDPEDVQLHITFVVNISKDGQTLEIMCSAWPDTIQISKFFVRKSSKNSPNAYVGPEFEEMEDELQDSVYQFLEERGISDDLAVFLHQYMKNKDKAEYIRWMETVKSYVEQK, from the exons ATGTCTCGTCTCCTCAGACATCTTAGAAGAACAGTGATATCTGCTAGATTATTATCACCTTCGTTTTCCTACCGAAACCCTAGGATATGTCTTCAGCCAATTCAAAACTCTAGTTTCTTAATTGTTCCCAAGTTTCTAAGCTCGGGAAGTTACGTGTCGGAAATGAGGAAGTCGGCGTTCGAGGGTAACATCCTCCGATTAATTCGTTCTGAGATTCAGTCCGAGCTCGATCACTCTCCTCCCCTTCAG CCTGAGGACAGGTTTGGTCCATTCACGGTGGACGAGCGGCCAGGAGAGCAGTGGGTTAGCTTGAGAAGAAAATATGGGGACACGGAAGATATTAAGATCGAAGCTACCATGTTTGATGGATCAGTTCCATCGTCAAAATCTACAAGCAGTGACCCTGAAGATGTTCAGCTTCACATTACCTTCGTTGTCAACATCTCTAAGGACGGTCAGACCTTAGAGATCATGTGTTCTGCTTGGCCTGATACTATACAGATCTCCAAGTTCTTTGTTCGTAAAAGCAGCAAGAACTCACCTAATGCCTATGTTGGACCAGAATTCGA GGAAATGGAAGATGAACTTCAAGACTCAGTCTATCAATTTTTGGAGGAAAGAGGCATTAGCGATGATCTTGCTGTGTTCTTGCATCAGTACATGAAGAACAAAGATAAAGCAGAGTATATTAGGTGGATGGAGACTGTCAAATCTTATGTTgagcaaaaataa